A region of Fibrobacter succinogenes subsp. succinogenes S85 DNA encodes the following proteins:
- a CDS encoding NADH peroxidase — translation MKVWVCKVCGYVHMGPEAPDECPQCHAPKSKFFEKVETPAAGKIVWADEHKVGVAQGLDAEVVQGLRENFAGECTEVGMYLAMSRQADREGFPEVAEAYKRIAFEEAEHAAKFAELLGEVVYADTKKNLELRVAAEAGATEGKLALAKRAKELGYDAIHDTVHEMCKDEARHGSAFQGLLGRYFK, via the coding sequence ATGAAGGTCTGGGTTTGCAAAGTTTGCGGTTATGTTCACATGGGTCCGGAAGCTCCGGATGAATGCCCGCAGTGCCATGCTCCGAAGAGCAAGTTCTTCGAAAAGGTGGAAACGCCTGCTGCAGGCAAGATCGTCTGGGCTGACGAACACAAGGTCGGTGTCGCTCAGGGCTTGGATGCCGAAGTGGTGCAGGGACTCCGCGAGAACTTTGCAGGTGAGTGTACCGAAGTGGGTATGTACCTTGCGATGAGCCGCCAGGCGGATCGCGAAGGATTCCCGGAAGTGGCTGAAGCTTACAAGCGCATCGCTTTTGAAGAAGCGGAACATGCCGCCAAGTTTGCAGAACTCTTGGGCGAAGTCGTCTATGCCGACACCAAGAAGAACCTGGAACTCCGCGTGGCAGCTGAAGCGGGTGCTACCGAAGGCAAGCTCGCTCTTGCAAAGCGCGCCAAGGAACTCGGCTACGATGCCATCCATGATACGGTTCATGAAATGTGCAAGGACGAGGCTCGTCACGGCTCTGCATTCCAGGGCCTGCTCGGGCGTTACTTCAAGTAA
- a CDS encoding Fur family transcriptional regulator translates to MIMQETASILKDHGIRPSLQRVCVYQYLRSVKTHPTVDEIYMALLPKNPSLSRTTVYNTLELLLANDLAISLDFGDGFLRYDADCSPHCHFKCKGCGKVFDVFVAPPDCSKIVPAGFTLKATLLYMFGLCDKCSADETPTRWQAQTELDN, encoded by the coding sequence ATGATTATGCAAGAAACGGCAAGCATCCTCAAGGATCATGGCATTAGGCCGTCGTTGCAGAGGGTCTGTGTCTACCAATACCTGCGGAGCGTCAAGACGCACCCGACGGTCGATGAAATTTACATGGCGCTTTTGCCGAAGAACCCGTCGCTTTCACGCACGACGGTCTACAATACTTTGGAGCTGTTGCTTGCAAATGATTTGGCGATTTCGCTGGATTTTGGCGACGGCTTCTTGCGCTACGATGCGGACTGTTCGCCGCATTGCCATTTCAAATGCAAGGGCTGCGGCAAGGTCTTTGACGTGTTCGTGGCGCCTCCGGACTGCTCAAAAATCGTCCCGGCCGGATTTACGCTGAAGGCGACTTTGCTTTATATGTTCGGGCTGTGCGACAAGTGCTCTGCCGATGAAACGCCTACTCGCTGGCAGGCTCAGACAGAGCTGGATAATTAG
- a CDS encoding potassium channel family protein — translation MASRQFVIIGLGNSANYLARHLTSLGHDIMVIDSHPEKVQDFASMVSQAVVADSTRKKQLASIPSLTKADSVIVCIGSNLEASLLTILNLKELGVKHIIAKSSSAEHTSILEKLGVTDIFHPERDAAISLAERLNRPNMVDFLPFMEGYSIVEIVCPKNFVGKTLKTLSLTHKYGVQVIAIRDPQEPTPKIGNIADVILQEDDVLFIIGPNEALDKLKD, via the coding sequence ATGGCTTCTAGACAATTCGTTATTATCGGTCTTGGAAATTCGGCAAACTACCTTGCCCGTCACTTGACGTCGCTGGGTCATGACATCATGGTCATCGACTCGCATCCCGAAAAAGTCCAGGACTTCGCAAGCATGGTCTCGCAAGCTGTTGTCGCCGACAGTACCCGTAAAAAGCAGCTCGCCTCCATCCCGTCTTTGACCAAGGCGGATAGCGTCATCGTCTGCATCGGCAGCAACCTGGAAGCATCTCTCCTCACCATCCTTAACCTAAAGGAACTCGGGGTCAAGCACATCATCGCAAAGTCAAGCAGTGCCGAACACACGAGCATCTTGGAAAAGCTCGGCGTCACGGACATTTTCCACCCGGAACGCGATGCCGCCATAAGCCTCGCCGAACGACTGAACCGCCCAAACATGGTGGACTTCCTCCCGTTCATGGAAGGTTACTCCATCGTAGAAATCGTCTGTCCCAAAAACTTTGTCGGTAAAACGCTTAAAACGCTGTCGCTCACGCACAAGTACGGCGTTCAGGTCATCGCCATCCGCGACCCGCAAGAGCCGACACCCAAGATCGGTAATATTGCAGACGTCATCCTGCAAGAAGATGACGTGCTGTTCATCATCGGCCCGAACGAGGCCCTTGATAAACTAAAAGACTAA
- a CDS encoding TrkH family potassium uptake protein: MLRSKYQMLADSLSENIFKTRTQANPIMLVVLAYLLLIAIGTALLSLPQASTRPVSLIEAFFTSMSAVCVTGLSVVDISSTFTDIGHWFIVVLMQLGGLGIMTASTTLILLAGMHPGFSHQSVFFSEFTQEGNIDAGRILRAVIPFTFVLELIGGIVYFTQFESMEMYDRILCSVFQAVSSFCGVGFTLFPNSLEGFQYNPVMNITTCILVLAGGFGFLAVAELRYIFDFKHKEIRRVSLHTRIATYGTIIVIVASILVFTFTEWNNLFSGHTIGENAQSVLFMAFTSRTAGLNSLSIPDLTQASLFFFIIIMFIGANPGSCGGGIKITTAAVIGLLGVNRLLGREKTQVLGRTIPNNTVDKAIRIFVVAMVVIASATLILLCTEIPSGTAYSANSSPFLKILFEVVSAYATCGLSMGLTEELSTVGKIVICGVMFIGRMGPLFLISAVAGKLQDTAWYAEEDIMVG, translated from the coding sequence ATGCTACGTTCAAAGTACCAGATGCTCGCGGATTCACTCTCCGAGAACATTTTCAAGACAAGGACCCAGGCCAACCCCATCATGTTGGTGGTGCTCGCCTATCTTTTGCTCATCGCTATCGGCACGGCGCTTTTAAGTTTGCCCCAAGCAAGCACCCGCCCGGTAAGCCTTATCGAAGCGTTTTTCACCTCCATGTCTGCCGTCTGCGTCACCGGGCTCTCCGTCGTCGATATTTCCTCCACATTCACCGATATTGGCCACTGGTTCATCGTCGTCCTCATGCAGCTTGGCGGACTCGGCATCATGACCGCATCTACAACGCTTATCTTGCTTGCCGGCATGCACCCCGGATTTAGCCACCAGTCCGTGTTCTTCTCCGAATTCACGCAAGAAGGAAACATCGATGCAGGCCGTATCCTCCGAGCCGTGATCCCATTTACGTTTGTCCTTGAACTCATCGGCGGCATCGTCTACTTCACGCAGTTCGAATCTATGGAAATGTACGACCGCATCTTATGCTCTGTTTTCCAGGCAGTCAGCTCGTTCTGCGGCGTGGGCTTTACGTTGTTCCCCAACTCGCTCGAAGGCTTCCAGTACAACCCAGTAATGAACATCACCACCTGCATCCTCGTGCTGGCTGGCGGTTTCGGCTTCCTCGCCGTTGCAGAACTGCGCTACATCTTCGACTTCAAGCACAAGGAAATCCGCCGCGTTTCACTGCACACCCGCATCGCAACCTACGGGACAATCATTGTCATCGTCGCAAGCATCCTCGTCTTTACGTTCACCGAATGGAACAACCTCTTTAGCGGACACACCATAGGCGAGAACGCGCAATCCGTATTGTTCATGGCGTTTACAAGCCGCACGGCCGGACTCAATTCCTTGAGCATTCCCGACCTCACGCAGGCATCGCTATTCTTCTTTATCATCATCATGTTCATTGGCGCAAACCCCGGTAGCTGTGGCGGCGGCATCAAGATTACGACCGCAGCGGTCATCGGGCTCCTTGGCGTGAACAGGCTCCTCGGCAGGGAAAAGACCCAGGTCTTGGGCCGCACCATCCCGAACAACACCGTCGACAAGGCCATTCGAATTTTCGTGGTCGCCATGGTCGTGATCGCTTCGGCAACGCTCATCCTCCTCTGCACCGAAATTCCCTCCGGCACCGCCTACTCCGCAAACAGTTCCCCGTTCCTCAAGATTCTTTTTGAAGTCGTGAGCGCATATGCCACGTGCGGACTTTCTATGGGGCTTACCGAAGAACTTTCCACGGTCGGGAAAATCGTCATCTGTGGAGTGATGTTCATTGGGCGAATGGGACCGCTGTTCCTCATTTCGGCAGTCGCAGGCAAGCTCCAGGACACCGCCTGGTACGCCGAAGAAGACATCATGGTGGGCTAG
- a CDS encoding FISUMP domain-containing protein: protein MKKNLLSFVLVGVSTLFWACADDSSPAAPPPTSYIESSSSVFAGISSSSAPQQTPTYSSSAAAKNPAIKHVVIPEPAPGVNYPDIYNKEVFCFTEGCEKTVTPPSSSSKAQATSSSNGGGITIDAPENKAPTVNGLTMTDTRDNKTYKLAQVGGKLWMAQDLNYEGSTGECYNEVAANCASNGRLYTFNSAQRACPSGWRLPNREEAQAAINDESYPWSYSGRCKDGDCNFLGQMGFHWTSATPQDGDKNFDSNVGDNYTVIIVEKEPEYAGENKELKFFQVDAKNKRFSVRCVQE from the coding sequence ATGAAGAAAAATCTCCTTTCTTTCGTTCTTGTAGGGGTCTCCACCCTCTTTTGGGCTTGCGCGGACGATTCAAGTCCAGCTGCGCCGCCCCCGACTTCGTATATCGAGTCCTCCTCTTCCGTTTTTGCAGGAATTTCTTCCAGTTCCGCACCGCAGCAAACGCCTACGTATTCTTCCTCAGCCGCCGCTAAAAACCCGGCAATCAAGCACGTAGTCATCCCCGAACCGGCTCCGGGCGTCAACTACCCCGATATCTACAATAAGGAAGTATTCTGCTTTACCGAAGGCTGCGAAAAGACTGTTACGCCACCTTCGTCATCTTCCAAGGCTCAAGCCACCTCTTCTTCGAACGGTGGCGGCATCACCATTGACGCTCCGGAAAACAAGGCTCCGACCGTTAATGGTCTCACGATGACCGACACCCGCGACAATAAGACATATAAACTCGCACAGGTCGGCGGCAAGCTCTGGATGGCCCAGGACCTCAACTACGAAGGCTCTACCGGCGAATGCTATAACGAAGTCGCCGCAAATTGCGCCTCGAACGGAAGACTCTACACCTTCAATTCCGCTCAGAGAGCATGCCCGAGCGGCTGGCGCCTCCCCAACAGAGAAGAAGCCCAGGCAGCTATCAACGACGAATCCTACCCGTGGAGCTACAGCGGCCGCTGCAAGGACGGCGACTGCAACTTCCTCGGCCAGATGGGTTTCCACTGGACATCCGCAACCCCGCAGGATGGCGACAAGAACTTTGATTCCAACGTCGGCGACAACTACACGGTTATCATCGTGGAAAAGGAACCCGAATACGCCGGCGAAAACAAGGAACTCAAGTTCTTCCAGGTCGACGCAAAGAACAAGCGCTTCAGCGTACGCTGCGTCCAGGAATAA
- a CDS encoding NADH-quinone oxidoreductase subunit A — translation MSNVEIFDTTFAMTILVIMALCIPTVLLVANWVLHPGKIKHTIIKGSAYECGLAHVSGTANERYPVKYYMVAMLFLVFDLEVAFIYPWTIQFLAGGWELLFILLGFLLILEAGYIYLLKKGVLDWNSVKD, via the coding sequence ATGAGCAATGTTGAAATTTTCGACACCACCTTCGCTATGACGATTCTCGTGATCATGGCACTCTGCATCCCGACAGTCCTCCTTGTTGCCAACTGGGTTTTGCACCCGGGCAAGATCAAGCACACCATTATTAAGGGTTCTGCTTACGAATGCGGCCTCGCTCACGTTTCCGGTACGGCCAACGAACGCTATCCGGTGAAGTACTACATGGTGGCCATGCTCTTCTTGGTATTTGACCTTGAAGTCGCCTTTATCTATCCCTGGACCATCCAGTTCCTTGCTGGTGGCTGGGAATTGCTGTTCATCCTCCTCGGCTTCCTCCTGATTCTCGAAGCCGGTTACATCTACCTCTTGAAGAAGGGTGTGCTGGACTGGAACAGCGTTAAGGACTAA